A stretch of Trichomycterus rosablanca isolate fTriRos1 chromosome 8, fTriRos1.hap1, whole genome shotgun sequence DNA encodes these proteins:
- the LOC134318782 gene encoding endothelin receptor type B-like, giving the protein MKGMWLVLLLTSCAWASRFSRDSTQVSPSIVSNPDVENMAWNGSSVNQVGQKNSPRFPFPPMCNKPSEIKHTFKYINTIISCVIFVVGIIGNSTLLRIIYKNKCMRNGPNVLIGSLALGDLLYILIAIPLNVFKLLAEDWPFGVYICKLMPFIQKTSVGITVLSLCALSIDRYHAVTSWSRVKGMGIPLWKAVQVTLIWLVSVLLAVPEALAFDMMEMNYRGQKLRVCLLHPQQNTQFLQFYQEVKDWWLFGFYFCLPLACTGVFYTLMSCEMLKRKKGMRIALNDHMKQRHEVAKTVFCLVVVFALCWLPLHLSRILKRTIYNPNDPNRCELLSFLLVMDYIGINMASLNSCINPVALYFVSQKFKNCFKSCLCCWCQRNISSADDLGSGIRWKGSCHVNGLDRSSSRSSQKYSST; this is encoded by the exons ATGAAGGGCATGTGGTTGGTTCTTCTTCTGACCAGCTGCGCTTGGGCTTCACGGTTTAGCCGTGACTCCACCCAAGTTTCTCCCAGCATTGTTTCCAATCCAGACGTGGAAAACATGGCGTGGAATGGTTCAAGCGTTAACCAGGTTGGACAGAAGAACTCGCCACGCTTCCCTTTCCCACCGATGTGCAACAAACCCAGCGAGATCAAGCACACCTTTAAGTACATCAACACCATCATATCCTGCGTGATTTTTGTGGTGGGGATCATCGGGAACTCCACGCTCCTGCGGATCATCTACAAGAACAAGTGCATGAGGAACGGGCCCAACGTGCTCATCGGGAGCTTAGCTTTAGGAGATCTTCTCTACATCCTCATCGCAATCCCTCTTAATGTGTTTAAG TTGTTGGCAGAAGACTGGCCGTTTGGTGTTTACATCTGCAAGCTCATGCCGTTTATCCAGAAAACTTCAGTGGGAATCACAGTTCTCAGCCTGTGTGCTCTCAGTATCGACCG ATACCATGCTGTGACCTCATGGAGCCGGGTGAAGGGGATGGGGATTCCTTTATGGAAGGCAGTGCAGGTAACCCTCATCTGGTTGGTATCGGTGTTGCTGGCAGTACCTGAGGCTCTGGCTTTCGACATGATGGAAATGAACTACAGGGGACAAAAACTGCGAGTGTGCCTGCTTCATCCTCAACAGAACACACAGTTCCTACAG TTTTATCAGGAAGTAAAGGACTGGTGGCTGTttggattttatttttgtttacccCTGGCCTGCACCGGGGTCTTTTACACCCTCATGTCCTGTGAGATGCTGAAAAGGAAGAAGGGAATGCGCATCGCCCTCAATGATCACATGAAGCAG AGACATGAAGTTGCTAAAACAGTCTTCTGTCTGGTGGTGGTCTTCGCTCTGTGCTGGCTCCCTCTGCACCTCAGTCGCATCCTGAAAAGAACCATCTACAACCCAAACGACCCCAACCGATGTGAGCTTCTCAG CTTCCTTCTGGTGATGGATTACATTGGCATCAACATGGCTTCCCTGAACTCCTGCATCAACCCGGTGGCGCTCTACTTCGTCAGTCAGAAGTTCAAAAACTGTTTTAAG TCCTGTCTGTGCTGCTGGTGCCAAAGGAACATTTCTTCCGCCGACGACCTCGGGTCAGGAATCCGCTGGAAAGGCTCGTGCCATGTTAACGGCCTGGATCGCTCCAGCTCACGGTCCAGTCAGAAGTACAGCTCAACTTAA